A stretch of the Aspergillus puulaauensis MK2 DNA, chromosome 6, nearly complete sequence genome encodes the following:
- a CDS encoding uncharacterized protein (COG:S;~EggNog:ENOG410PRC2;~InterPro:IPR018858;~PFAM:PF10454) — MRIMSSQNDNAPDLNAILRTLSAFSNQTNPHSNQPPSNNHDANDHEGEYEPPDHHSHSVTPSEIHPQPLKHGPPSSSSHRDSPQQPQLKDKYTSSTITTWPTALKQVMCTVGQNEEIQRRIRFLIQRQHDHEKQWWKGREALLQKQMSRKEKKRELDQVLRSVGAPVDEKEVSTAEEDLTEVSRYDAKVHKASMQMADAMLSELKALDVPFFSVSRSLVVADETAKNEQEPGHLSGTGGSLDAPGTQGRLSVDELSAFRRRMLELLQDLCKE, encoded by the exons ATGCGTATTATGTCCTCACAAAACGACAATGCGCCCGATCTCAACGCCATCCTTAGAACActctccgcattctccaaTCAAACAAATCCCCATTCCAATCAACCTCCCTCCAACAACCATGATGCCAATGACCATGAGGGTGAATATGAGCCTCCAGATCATCATTCCCATTCTGTAACACCATCCGAAATACACCCCCAACCCCTAAAACACGGCcccccatcatcctcatctcacCGTGATTcaccccaacaacctcagcttaaagataaatatacatcatcaacaataaCTACATGGCCCACCGCGCTGAAGCAAGTAATGTGCACCGTTGGCCAAAATGAAGAAATCCAACGACGCATCCGCTTCCTCATTCAACGCCAACACGATCATGAGAAGCAATGGTGGAAGGGCAGAGAAGCTCTACTTCAAAAGCAGATGAGtcggaaggagaagaagagagagctAGACCAGGTCTT ACGCTCTGTCGGTGCGCCTGTtgacgagaaggaggttTCG AcagctgaagaagacctCACCGAAGTCAGCAGATACGACGCTAAAGTTCACAAAGCATCGATGCAAATGGCTGACGCTATGCTATCTGAACTTAAGGCACTGGATGTCCCGTTCTTCTCCGTCAGCCGCAGCCTTGTTGTCGCggatgagacggcgaagaacGAGCAGGAACCCGGCCATCTTTCTGGGACTGGCGGTAGCCTTGATGCACCGGGAACTCAGGGCCGCTTATCTGTAGATGAATTGTCGGCTTTCCGGCGACGGATGCTGGAGTTATTGCAAGATCTCTGCAAAGAATAg
- the hel10 gene encoding putative high expression lethality protein Hel10 (COG:S;~EggNog:ENOG410PZ7J) — MSGPYDQNQGYYGQGGYPPQQGGYPPQQGGYPQQGYGQPQYDQGSYNPQYDSQRGSSSGDYYGGGHHQHGSHHHHQQQYGQDQYGQQQQHGQGQDQYGQSQYGQEAPGGAQEGERGLAGALAGGAAGAWGGHKVNHGFLGTIGGAIVGSLTEDAVKKKGNKKEEEQHGYSPYGQSQYGGSQQSGGHNSTLDSLGSFFKK, encoded by the exons ATGTCTGGCCCCTACGATCAGAACCAGGGTTACTACGGCCAAGGTGGCTACCCTCCTCAGCAGGGCGGTTATCCTCCTCAGCAGGGCGGCTACCCCCAACAGGGCTACGGCCAGCCCCAGTACGACCAGGGATCTTACAACCCCCAGTATGACAGCCAGcgcggctcttcttccggtGACTACTACGGTGGTGGTCACCACCAGCACGgtagccaccaccaccaccaacagcagTACGGTCAGGACCAGTATGgtcagcagcaacagcacggccagggccaggaccAGTACGGCCAATCTCA ATATGGTCAGGAAGCTCCCGGCGGTGCCCAGGAGGGTGAGCGCGGTCTCGCCGGTGCCCTTGCCGGTGGTGCAGCAGGTGCCTGGGGTGGTCACAAGGTCAACCACGGATTCCTTGGTACAATCGGTGGTGCTATCGTCGGAAGTCTTACCGAGGATGcagtgaagaagaagggcaacaagaaggaggaagagcagcatGGCTACTCTCCGTACGGCCAGTCCCAGTACGGTGGCTCCCAACAGTCCGGCGGCCACAACTCGACCCTCGACTCCCTCggcagcttcttcaagaaaTGA
- a CDS encoding putative mitochondrial carrier protein (Ymc1) (COG:C;~EggNog:ENOG410PG0F;~InterPro:IPR018108,IPR023395,IPR002067;~PFAM:PF00153;~go_process: GO:0055085 - transmembrane transport [Evidence IEA]), with product MEPEILDHHHADQGGALRMVKDLASGAAGGIAQVLLGQPFDIVKVRLQTTTQYSSAFDCASQILKKEGPFAFYKGTLTPLIGIGACVSVQFGAFHEARRRLEDLNKKKYADSTLGYGQYYLAGGFAGITNSVLSGPIEHVRIRLQTQPHGAGRLYSGPIDCIRKLTSQGGFAKGLYRGQAVTYLREIQAYGMWFLTFELLMNQDARRNNIKRDEISSLKVATYGGLAGEALWLSSYPFDVVKSKMQCDGFGAQQQFSSMRDCFKKTYAIEGAMGFWKGIGPTLLRAMPVSAGTFAVVELTMRALG from the exons ATGGAGCCCGAAATCCTGGATCACCACCATGCCGACCAAGGAGGAGCATTGCGCATGGTTAAAGATCTAGCttctggtgctgctggtggaatTGCACAGGTACTCCTTG GTCAACCATTCG ATATCGTCAAGGTGCGACTCCAGACCACCACACAATACTCGAGCGCTTTCGATTGCGCCTCGCAGATCCTGAAGAAGGAGGGCCCCTTCGCTTTCTACAAGGGAACATTGACCCCTCTGATTGGAATCGGTGCCTGC GTCAGTGTTCAATTCGGAGCCTTCCACGAAGCTCGGAGGCGGTTAGAGGAcctgaacaagaagaaatatgCCGACAGCACACTCGGATACGGTCAGTACTATCTAGCGGGTGGTTTCGCGGGTATCACCAACTCCGTCCTCTCCGGGCCCATCGAGCACGTCCGTATCCGCCTGCAAACCCAGCCGCACGGCGCCGGCCGACTATACAGCGGACCCATCGACTGCATCCGCAAACTCACATCCCAAGGTGGCTTCGCTAAGGGTCTCTACCGCGGCCAGGCCGTCACATACCTGAGAGAAATCCAAGCCTACGGCATGTGGTTCCTGACCTTCGAGCTCCTGATGAACCAGGATGCGAGGCGCAACAACATTAAGCGTGACGAGATCTCTAGTCTCAAAGTCGCTACATACGGTGGTCTAGCGGGTGAAGCCCTTTGGCTATCCAGCTACCCGTTCGACGTAGTGAAGAGCAAGATGCAGTGCGATGGGTTTGGAGCCCAGCAGCAGTTTTCCAGCATGAGAGACTGCTTTAAGAAGACATATGCGATTGAAGGAGCtatgggattctggaagggCATTGGGCCGACTCTACTCAGAGCCATGCCTGTTTCTGCGGGAACATTCGCTGT TGTTGAACTTACCATGAGAGCTCTGGGTTAG
- a CDS encoding EI24 domain-containing protein (COG:S;~EggNog:ENOG410PIPK;~PFAM:PF07264;~TransMembrane:4 (o34-54i66-88o151-174i206-239o)), whose product MYWDLGKAAWLFPLRGIYYFASRRFLWPLFKTRLIPIVFLSAFIYAILFFFAYLPQVTFLAIFQGSGAWVSGAFLVLGEGAAIVAGLFEAFFVDETLVDIFDAVMVSEGQSELVAASRVLYPQGDDVVKRLGKPTQTAVYSPFSLRQILEFIVLLPLNFIPVGGTPMFLILTGYRGGPFHHWRYFQLLDLSKPQRKERIRKRQLQYTTFGTVALVLQLIPVLSMFFLMSTAVGAALWAVEIENRRPLLSRRPERDALFQDNDDNLP is encoded by the exons ATGTATTGGGATCTGGGGAAAGCCGCCTGGCTTTTTCCTCTCCGC GGAATCTACTATTTCGCATCACGTCGTTTCCTCTGGCCTTTATTTAAGACTCGCTTAATACCAAtcgtctttctttctgcCTTTATATACGCtatcctctttttcttcgcgTACTTACCGCAAGTaaccttcctcgccatctttcAAGGCTCCGGCGCATGGGTCAGTGGTGCTTTTTTGGtcctgggagaaggagctgctaTTGTCGCTGGGCTGTTCGAGGCGTTCTTCGTCGATGAGACTCTCGTGGATATATTTGATGCTGTGATGGTGAGCGAGGGACAGTCGGAGCTGGTTGCTGCCTCTCGAGTACTATACCCTCAGGGCGACGATGTTGTCAAACGATTGGGCAAACCCACCCAGACTGCAGTGTACTCGCCTTTCTCTCTGCGGCAAATCCTGGAGTTTATCGTTCTTCTCCCCCTGAACTTTATTCCTGTCGGGGGCACGCCTATGTTTCTCATCCTGACTGGCTACCGCGGCGGGCCTTTTCACCACTGGCGGTATTTCCAGCTGTTGGACCTTTCCAAGCCgcagaggaaggagaggatccGGAAAAGGCAACTACAATATACCAC ATTTGGAACAGTGGCTCTGGTCCTCCAATTGATCCCTGTGCTTTCCATGTTCTTCCTGATGTCCACTGCCGTTGGCGCGGCGTTGTGGGCTGTTGAGATTGAAAACCGGCGGCCTCTACTGAG
- the MRP4 gene encoding mitochondrial 37S ribosomal protein uS2m (BUSCO:EOG09263J7D;~COG:J;~EggNog:ENOG410PFVK;~InterPro:IPR023591,IPR005706,IPR001865,IPR018130;~PFAM:PF00318;~go_component: GO:0005840 - ribosome [Evidence IEA];~go_component: GO:0015935 - small ribosomal subunit [Evidence IEA];~go_function: GO:0003735 - structural constituent of ribosome [Evidence IEA];~go_process: GO:0006412 - translation [Evidence IEA]): protein MPSQHQKFERKKRNSCEESRRTQTTFLKHDTMIVRHLFPRQGRQLLALNRQAYIPRRFSSTDTPTSTPVETIARSPVEEARPSITAETPLKSSNSAESITRAATETSRVKAKQRDQFHSLGTTVGVSYKPEDIIRSPPSPSDITLELLLASQTHLGHSTSRWNPQNSRYIFGIRDGIHIISLDITAAYLRRAAKVVEEVAVRGGLILFAGTRPGQKRIVVRAAELAKSYHLFERWIPGSLTNGEQILGHCDQKVVNLLDQEVPELSAVADPTKDAPPGSYIRANKSILKPDLVVCLNPLENEPLLHECGLNNVPTIGIIDTDADATKVTYPIPANDDSLRSVGVIAGVLGRAGQAGQKRRMEKAKRRLENAAIEGE, encoded by the exons ATGCCAAGCCAGCATCAAAAGTTCGAGCGGAAGAAACGAAACTCCTGCGAGGAAAGCCGTCGAACCCAAACCACCTTTCTCAAGCACGACACAATGATTGTGCGACATCTATTTCCGCGGCAGG GCCGCCAGCTTCTCGCTCTCAACCGCCAGGCCTACATACCGAGAAGATTTTCGTCAACAGACacgccaacatcaacaccggTCGAGACAATCGCTCGTTCTCCGGTTGAAGAGGCCCGTCCTTCGATTACTGCTGAAACTCCTTTAAAATCAAGCAATTCCGCAGAATCAATAACACGCGCTGCGACAGAGACAAGCCGGGTGAAAGCGAAACAAC GCGATCAATTCCACTCACTCGGTACCACTGTCGGTGTTTCGTACAAGCCAGAGGACATCATCCGCAGCCCCCCTTCACCCTCCGACATAACTCTCGAactcctcctcgcctcccaaacccacctCGGTCACTCAACATCCCGCTGGAATCCTCAGAACTCACGCTACATCTTTGGTATTCGCGATGGCATCCACATCATATCCCTTGACATTACAGCTGCGTATCTACGTCGTGCCGCcaaggttgtcgaggaggttGCCGTCCGCGGCGGTCTGATCCTCTTCGCTGGCACACGACCAGGCCAGAAACGTATTGTTGTCCGCGCTGCAGAACTAGCTAAAAGCTACCATCTCTTCGAACGCTGGATCCCAGGTTCCCTCACAAACGGCGAACAAATTCTCGGCCACTGCGACCAGAAAGTCGTGAACCTGCTCGACCAGGAAGTGCCAGAGCTGTCAGCCGTGGCTGATCCCACCAAGGACGCGCCGCCTGGAAGCTACATCCGTGCGAATAAATCCATTCTCAAACCAGACCTGGTTGTTTGCCTCAATCCGCTTGAGAACGAGCCTCTGTTGCATGAATGTGGACTTAACAATGTTCCTACTATTGGAATTATCGATACGGACGCAGATGCGACGAAAGTGACGTACCCGATCCCCGCGAATGATGACAGTCTGCGCTCTGTTGGTGTCATTGCGGGTGTTTTGGGACGAGCTGGACAGGCCGGTcagaaaagaaggatggagaaggcAAAGCGCAGGTTGGAGAATGCGGCGATAGAAGGAGAATAG
- a CDS encoding HNH endonuclease (COG:S;~EggNog:ENOG410PNW7) — protein sequence MASSGEPESNYAVFRECVSSVIIARSNQHKPSKAPKRRSNRSKNTKKKSKAESSTDELKNSNAADDDENPEELADFIDFIASEIFTTFPEPLQCLSYSAIQHSPALSEIYSVPLRASSIESLSNPIPSTVTDTLSTYTPDLEAPSLLDKALTEYIPSVTRPPPIWVSTRAEACEICERDWIPLSYHHLIPRGVHDKVIKKGWHDEWMLNSVAWLCRACHSFVHRMASNEELAREWFTVERILEREDVRDWAKWVGRVRWKAR from the exons ATGGCTTCGTCAGGCGAACCTGAATCCAACTATGCCGTCTTCCGCGAGTGCGTCTCTAGCGTTATCATCGCAAGGAGCAACCAGCATAAACCAAGCAAGGCACCCAAGCGGAGATCAAATCGGTCGAAGAACAcgaaaaagaagagcaaagcaGAAAGTTCTACGGATGAATTGAAGAATTCCAACGcagctgatgatgatgaaaacCCAGAAGAGCTGGCAGATTTTATTGAT TTCATAGCGTCAGAAATCTTCACCACCTTCCCGGAACCTCTCCAATGCCTCTCCTACTCCGCAATTCAACACTCTCCCGCCCTTTCAGAAATATACTCCGTGCCCCTCAGGGCCTCCAGCATCGAATCCCTGTCCAACCCCATCCCCAGCACTGTAACAGACACATTATCCACGTACACCCCCGACCTCGAGGCCCCCTCACTCCTCGACAAGGCTCTAACTGAGTATATCCCATCCGTAACACGCCCACCGCCAATTTGGGTAAGCACGCGCGCCGAGGCCTGCGAAATCTGCGAGCGCGACTGGATCCCACTCTCCTATCACCATCTTATTCCGAGGGGCGTGCATGACAAGGTCATAAAGAAGGGGTGGCATGATGAGTGGATGTTGAACAGTGTTGCTTGGTTGTGCCGGGCTTGTCATAGTTTTGTGCACCGCATGGCGAGTAATGAGGAGCTGGCAAGGGAGTGGTTTACTGTGGAGAGGATTTTAGAGAGAGAAGATGTGAGGGACTGGGCGAAATGGGTGGGGAGGGTTCGGTGGAAGGCTAGATAA
- a CDS encoding cytochrome c oxidase assembly protein COX14 (COG:S;~EggNog:ENOG410PRFB;~InterPro:IPR029208;~PFAM:PF14880;~TransMembrane:1 (i94-114o)) has translation MSRSAADATRFTATGPYASSKPSAAPYKLPGSLANSDPKTQNNGSGGNRQETPKEKVERLRAQARAARIAQSTSRTDTLVDFGRRFANRAHKGMVYTLITASGICGVLTVYSMVSLTLYNRRQRALWIEKELQTLHDAQSAFVSGTATSEQLELLKKEKIGEIVKQNREAEKAEQPWNKFKTYLLGGLKNDEAPSPEAAAENVQSNKPGVLDALITAEPQLGQASSSAPSGPGQLDVLAENAEAAAKQTTRSWKSWFTGR, from the exons ATGTCCCGATCCGCCGCAGACGCAACCCGGTTCACGGCCACAGGGCCCTACGCCAGCTCAAAGCCAAGCGCAGCTCCCTACAAACTCCCCGGGTCTCTAGCAAACTCGGATCCGAAAACACAAAACAATGGATCTGGGGGGAACAGACAGGAGACACCCAAGGAGAAAGTTGAGCGTCTGCGAGCACAGGCCCGGGCTGCCCGGATAGCACAGTCGACTTCGCGTACGGATACATTAGTCGATTTCGGGAGGCGATTCGCCAATAGGGCACATAAAGGGATGGTTTACACGCTTATTACCGCGTCCG GCATTTGCGGCGTGCTCACTGTCTACTCCATGGTCTCCCTAACGCTATACAACCGTCGCCAGCGCGCCCTCTGGATTGAGAAGGAATTGCAAACACTCCACGATGCTCAATCGGCATTTGTGAGCGGAACAGCAACATCAGAACAATTGGAattgttgaagaaggagaagattggTGAAATTGTGAAGCAGAACcgggaggcggagaaggctGAACAGCCATGGAACAAGTTCAAGACCTACCTGCTTGGTGGGTTGAAGAATGACGAGGCCCCTTCACCGGAGGCTGCTGCAGAGAATGTGCAAAGCAATAAACCTGGGGTTCTGGACGCCCTCATCACAGCCGAACCTCAACTGGGTCAAGCCAGTAGCTCCGCTCCTTCGGGCCCGGGACAGCTAGATGTTCTTGCTGAAAATGCAGAAGCGGCTGCCAAGCAGACAACgcgaagctggaagagctggttCACTGGTCGGTGA
- a CDS encoding translation initiation factor 2 (BUSCO:EOG09261OIA;~COG:J;~EggNog:ENOG410PJ0R;~InterPro:IPR023115,IPR005225,IPR015760,IPR027417, IPR000795,IPR044145,IPR000178,IPR006847,IPR009000, IPR001876,IPR036925;~PFAM:PF00009,PF04760,PF11987,PF01926;~go_function: GO:0003743 - translation initiation factor activity [Evidence IEA];~go_function: GO:0003924 - GTPase activity [Evidence IEA];~go_function: GO:0005525 - GTP binding [Evidence IEA];~go_process: GO:0006413 - translational initiation [Evidence IEA]) yields MHKRSIVQLSRCHAVHWPCAARPRDAGVAHPPRRYFYPSLSRLNSSDHPSSSNLDATTDSPSTRSTPKFGSRWASRSTQSALSPEEQAVRDALRLKSASQEKPQQQLGQQESRSWQKWQRPPIPQQPATLSQEEQTIRDSLLFKSASQQREQENQKLSGSWQRFSGQNTRHSQTPRGPRRDQQKTSADSKSNATNLWRSRKSVPPFSLGDKKSEAIQPRKEYEVAGPGAVPRKLRDSDWVCPDCGFPCFGKHMTCPKCKARRPVVRHQTDTILNRGTDREVRPGDWICPGCGHRCFGKHVFCPKCKTWDPNPSAEALSRVGKYRGTFREQRPGDWLCPGCGNRCFGKHIFCPQCKTRNPRPHEDSENSNFDTTREPRPNTVRDLRFDPSGESGGGSIGESIKIRRTALSHDPEAGDRSSNRKAALEKHLASRLDPEEDMGDLDYRRHRRAKFEKFERTEREADPSSDRMKSRDKKPKRQGGYRESEAEVEEFDVDEYHSRREERKKQKKERSRQRQVEPELSPLYLPEFISVSNFADVVGMRPAQFVERMEEMGFEDVSYSHVLDAETAGLIATEFGYEPIFDTGAEQDLTAALEPEDKSIWPTRPPVVTIMGHVDHGKTTILDWLRESSVAASEHGGITQHIGAFSVSMPSGKKITFLDTPGHAAFLDMRRRGADVTDIVVLVVAADDSVKPQTVEAIKHATSAKVPIIVAISKIDKEGIHPDKVKQDLSAHGIHVEDYGGDVQAIGVSGKTGLGMLELEEAIVTLSEVLDHRADANGSVEGWVIEGTTKSYGRVATVLVRRGTLRPGDILVAGSTWARVRTLRNEAGISISEATPGTPVEIDGWRDQPTAGTELLQAGDEQHAKDVVEYRLEREENQKLGEDTTAINEARRDMVEKRKREAGGDEESATEEKLSGPRAVNFVLKADVDGSAEAVLNSIAAIGNNEVYAKVLRSEVGPISESDIELAAASNGHLVCFNMPIDAAMSRMAESLGVNIMDHNIIYKLVDDVKDTLSEQLAPTVTHRVTGEAEIGQIFEISLKNRVKTSIAGCKVRNGMINRTKKVRVLRGQETIYDGSISSLKNVKKDVTEMRKDTECGIAFEDWTEFAVGDQIQCYEEIFEKRHL; encoded by the exons ATGCACAAGCGGTCCATTGTGCAG CTCTCCCGTTGTCATGCTGTCCACTGGCCCTGTGCAGCCCGGCCACGGGATGCTGGTGTAGCTCACCCTCCGCGACGATACTTCTATCCCTCCCTTTCCAGATTGAATTCGTCCGATCATCCCTCTTCCAGTAACTTAGATGCGACGACCGATTCCCCCTCCACGAGGTCGACGCCCAAGTTTGGTTCTCGCTGGGCAAGTAGGTCAACACAATCAGCCCTTAGTCCTGAGGAGCAGGCCGTTCGGGATGCTTTGCGATTGAAATCTGCGAGTCAAGAaaagccgcagcagcagctggggCAACAAGAGTCTCGGAGTTGGCAAAAGTGGCAAAGACCACCGATTCCACAGCAGCCTGCAACTTTAAGCCAAGAGGAACAGACCATTCGGGACTCGTTGTTGTTCAAGTCTGCAAGCCAACAACGGGAACAGGAGAATCAGAAACTTTCGGGCTCATGGCAAAGATTTTCGGGGCAGAATACGCGACACTCGCAAACACCTCGAGGACCGCGCCGCGATCAACAGAAAACATCCGCCGACTCCAAATCAAATGCAACCAATCTCTGGCGGTCAAGGAAGAGTGTACCACCTTTCTCTCTCGGCGACAAGAAAAGCGAGGCTATTCAGCCCCGCAAGGAATACGAAGTTGCTGGCCCTGGAGCGGTCCCGAGAAAGTTACGTGATTCGGACTGGGTTTGTCCCGATTGTGGTTTTCCATGCTTTGGCAAGCATATGACCTGCCCGAAGTGCAAAGCGCGGAGACCAGTTGTGCGACACCAGACCGATACAATTCTGAATCGCGGCACTGATAGAGAAGTCCGTCCAGGGGACTGGATTTGCCCTGGCTGTGGTCATCGATGCTTTGGAAAGCACGTTTTTTGCCCAAAATGTAAAACATGGGATCCAAATCCATCTGCAGAAGCACTGAGTCGCGTAGGAAAATATCGTGGCACTTTTAGAGAGCAACGTCCCGGGGACTGGCTTTGCCCTGGATGCGGTAATCGATGCTTTGGAAAGCATATTTTCTGTCCACAGTGCAAAACACGGAACCCACGCCCACATGAGGACTCAGAAAATTCTAATTTTGACACTACAAGAGAACCTCGCCCCAATACGGTGAGAGACCTTCGCTTTGACCCTTCCGGAGAGTCTGGCGGAGGGTCCATTGGAGAGTCCATCAAGATTCGCAGGACCGCCCTCTCCCACGATCCCGAAGCTGGTGACCGATCGAGCAATAGAAAAGCAGCGCTTGAAAAGCACTTGGCTTCAAGATTGGACCCGGAGGAAGATATGGGAGACCTGGACTACCGGCGTCACAGGCGAGCGAAATTTGAAAAGTTTGAGAGAACCGAGCGGGAGGCAGACCCATCTTCAGATCGAATGAAATCTCGTGACAAAAAGCCGAAGCGACAAGGTGGCTATCGTGAGAGCGAAGCTGAAGTCGAAGAATTTGACGTCGATGAGTATCATAGTCGCCGCGAGGAGCgtaagaagcagaaaaaagaaaggtcGCGGCAAAGACAGGTGGAACCAGAGCTGAGCCCGTTATATCTTCCCGAGTTTATCAGTGTGAGCAATTTCGCTGATGTTGTCGGTATGCGTCCTGCACAATTCGTTGAGCGCATGGAAGAGATGGGCTTCGAAGACGTTTCTTACAGCCATGTTCTTGACGCCGAAACGGCTGGCTTGATAGCTACTGAGTTTGGTTACGAACCGATCTTTGATACCGGCGCCGAGCAGGATCTAACAGCTGCTCTCGAGCCCGAGGACAAATCTATCTGGCCGACCAGGCCTCCTGTTGTCACCATCATGGGCCATGTAGACCATGGTAAGACTACTATTCTGGATTGGCTGCGCGAGTCGTCTGTTGCTGCATCGGAGCATGGAGGCATTACTCAGCACATTGGTGCGTTCTCTGTCTCGATGCCATCTGGTAAAAAAATCACATTCTTGGATACTCCTGGCCACGCGGCTTTCCTAGATATGCGCCGGCGTGGTGCAGACGTGACGGATATTGTGGTCCTAGTGGTGGCTGCGGATGACAGCGTTAAACCGCAAACAGTTGAGGCTATCAAGCATGCCACAAGTGCCAAGGTACCTATCATTGTGGCAATCAGCAAGATCGACAAGGAGGGCATCCACCCCGACAAAGTCAAACAAGACCTCTCCGCCCACGGCATCCATGTAGAAGACTATGGTGGTGATGTCCAGGCAATTGGTGTGAGCGGGAAAACGGGTCTGGGAATGCTagaacttgaagaagccATCGTCACTCTTTCCGAGGTTCTGGACCACAGAGCCGACGCGAACGGTTCCGTTGAGGGGTGGGTAATTGAGGGTACGACCAAGAGCTACGGCCGTGTAGCAACCGTACTTGTCCGACGCGGTACCCTCCGACCTGGCGACATTCTTGTCGCGGGCAGCACATGGGCTCGTGTCCGCACGCTCAGGAACGAAGCCGGCATTTCTATCTCTGAAGCTACTCCTGGGACGCCAGTTGAAATAGATGGCTGGAGAGACCAACCTACGGCCGGCACAGAATTACTTCAGGCCGGAGACGAACAGCACGCTAAAGATGTCGTGGAATACAGGCTCGAGAGGGAAGAAAACCAGAAATTGGGCGAGGATACGACAGCCATCAACGAGGCACGTCGTGATATGGTTGAGAAACGGAAGAGGGAAGCCGGAGGAGACGAAGAGTCGGCGACGGAAGAGAAATTGTCTGGGCCCAGGGCAGTTAATTTCGTGCTCAAGGCAGATGTTGACGGGTCAGCCGAAGCGGTTTTGAACTCGATAGCAGCCATCGGAAACAACGAGGTTTATGCCAAAGTGCTCCGTTCGGAGGTGGGACCAATTAGTGAGTCCGATATCGAACTtgccgccgcctccaacGGCCATCTCGTTTGCTTCAATATGCCCATCGACGCGGCCATGTCTCGGATGGCAGAATCTTTGGGCGTCAATATCATGGATCATAACATCATCTACAAACTCGTGGATGATGTCAAGGATACACTGAGCGAGCAACTCGCGCCTACAGTAACGCATCGCGTCACCGGAGAAGCCGAAATCGGCCAGATCTTTGAAATCTCACTCAAGAACCGAGTGAAGACGTCCATTGCTGGATGTAAAGTACGGAATGGAATGATCAACCGGACAAAGAAGGTTCGCGTATTGAGAGGGCAGGAAACTATCTATGACG GCTCGATCTCATCCTTGAAGAATGTCAAGAAAGACGTGACCGAAATGCGCAAAGACACCGAGTGCGGTATTGCGTTTGAAGACTGGACGGAGTTTGCTGTCGGCGACCAGATCCAATGCTACGAGGAGATCTTCGAAAAAAGACACCTCTAA